In one Bacillus thuringiensis genomic region, the following are encoded:
- the lpdA gene encoding dihydrolipoyl dehydrogenase: protein MSKLVVIGGGPAGYVAAITAAQNGKGVTLIDEANLGGTCLNVGCMPTKSLLESAEVHDIVRKANHYGVTLNTGSISIDWDQIQARKSQIVMQLVQGIQYLMKKNKIKVVKGKAKFETDHRVRVVQGNKEDVVDGEQFIIAAGSEPTELPFAPFDGKWILNSSHAMSIDHIPKSLLIVGGGVIGCEFASIYSRLGTKVTIIEMAPQLLPGEDEDIAHILRGKLETDGVKICTGAALKGLNSYKKQALFEYEGSIQEVNPEFVLVSVGRKPRIQQLDLEKAGIQYSNKGISVNEHMQTNVSHIYAAGDVIGGIQLAHVAFHEGTTAALHASGEDVKVNYHAVPRCMYTAPEIASVGLTEKDAKEQYGDIQIGEFPFTANGKALIIGEQTGKVKVIVEPKYQEIVGISIIGPRATELIGQGTVMIHTEVTADIMRDYIAAHPTLSEAIHEALSQAVGHAVHA, encoded by the coding sequence ATGAGTAAACTAGTTGTAATTGGAGGCGGACCAGCTGGATATGTAGCGGCAATTACCGCGGCTCAAAATGGCAAAGGTGTCACCCTTATTGATGAAGCAAATCTTGGCGGGACTTGTTTAAATGTGGGGTGCATGCCTACAAAATCATTGTTAGAAAGTGCAGAAGTACATGACATTGTGAGAAAAGCGAATCATTATGGAGTTACGCTTAATACAGGAAGTATATCAATTGATTGGGATCAAATACAGGCGAGAAAATCACAAATCGTAATGCAACTCGTCCAAGGAATACAATATTTAATGAAGAAAAATAAAATTAAAGTTGTAAAAGGAAAAGCGAAATTCGAAACGGATCATCGTGTGCGAGTTGTACAAGGAAATAAAGAAGATGTAGTAGATGGAGAACAGTTCATTATAGCGGCAGGTTCAGAACCGACTGAATTACCCTTTGCTCCATTTGATGGAAAGTGGATTTTAAATAGTAGCCATGCAATGTCCATAGATCATATACCGAAATCATTATTAATCGTTGGCGGTGGTGTAATAGGGTGCGAGTTTGCAAGTATTTATAGTCGTCTTGGAACAAAAGTTACAATTATTGAAATGGCACCACAATTATTACCTGGTGAAGATGAAGATATCGCACATATTTTAAGAGGAAAACTAGAAACTGATGGCGTAAAAATATGTACAGGGGCAGCTTTAAAAGGATTAAATAGTTATAAGAAGCAGGCTTTATTTGAATATGAAGGAAGTATCCAAGAAGTTAATCCAGAATTTGTTCTCGTTTCAGTCGGCCGAAAACCACGTATACAACAATTAGATTTAGAAAAAGCCGGCATTCAATATTCAAATAAAGGAATTTCTGTAAATGAACATATGCAAACCAATGTATCACATATTTACGCAGCTGGTGATGTAATTGGTGGCATCCAGCTTGCTCACGTTGCCTTCCATGAAGGAACGACGGCAGCATTACACGCGAGCGGAGAAGATGTAAAAGTTAACTATCATGCTGTACCTCGTTGTATGTATACCGCTCCAGAAATTGCTAGCGTTGGTCTAACAGAAAAAGATGCAAAAGAGCAGTACGGTGACATACAAATTGGAGAATTTCCTTTTACAGCGAACGGAAAAGCGCTTATTATTGGAGAACAAACGGGGAAAGTAAAAGTTATTGTGGAACCTAAATATCAAGAAATTGTTGGGATTTCTATTATCGGTCCACGTGCAACCGAACTAATTGGTCAAGGAACTGTAATGATTCATACGGAAGTTACTGCCGATATTATGAGAGATTATATTGCAGCGCATCCGACTTTATCTGAAGCGATTCATGAAGCGCTATCGCAAGCAGTAGGGCATGCTGTACATGCTTAA
- a CDS encoding Rrf2 family transcriptional regulator, whose amino-acid sequence MKYSKATNYALHTMLFLAKATPNKLVSVHQLAEMQNVSPTYLSKILTKLTKEGMIHSSSGPKGGYSLSKNWEDISFLDIIHAIEGKTSLFECCLHDKPGCLINEVMLAAEEKMEEELRNQKIVDLAKKIKVDF is encoded by the coding sequence ATGAAATATTCTAAAGCTACAAATTATGCTCTTCATACAATGCTTTTTCTGGCAAAGGCTACACCAAATAAGTTAGTTAGTGTTCACCAATTAGCAGAAATGCAAAATGTTTCACCAACGTACTTGTCTAAAATACTAACTAAGTTGACGAAGGAAGGGATGATACATTCATCATCTGGTCCAAAGGGCGGTTACTCGCTTAGTAAGAATTGGGAAGATATTTCATTTTTAGATATTATACATGCAATTGAAGGTAAAACATCATTGTTTGAATGTTGTTTACATGACAAACCTGGATGTTTAATTAATGAAGTAATGCTTGCAGCAGAAGAGAAAATGGAAGAAGAGTTACGAAATCAAAAAATCGTAGATCTTGCGAAAAAAATAAAAGTGGATTTTTAA
- a CDS encoding dihydrolipoamide acetyltransferase family protein, translating to MAVEVVMPKLGMAMKEGIITSWNIKAGDNVAKGELIASINSEKIETEIEAPVDGTVLDIAVSEDEGVPPGTVICYIGKPNEKVEMQESTHVVEEKTSNIEVQNVQNQEPNGKEVSKQRIKISPVAKKIAKSENLDFKALVGTGPGGRITKVDVLKALEERVAIPEVLEQEESKVIPVTGMRKAIANRMQASLQNSAQLTLTMKVDVTDLVALHKEIAEVVQKRYDNKLTITDFVSRAVVLALGEHKEMNSAYIDDAIHQFEHVHLGMAVALEKGLVVPAIRFANYLSLVELSKEIKNVAQKARAGNLYSDDMQGTTFTISNLGSFGIEYFTPVLNAPETGILGVGAIEHVPVYKGKKLRKGSMLPLSLTFDHRVLDGAPAAAFLRAIKRYLEEPITILL from the coding sequence ATGGCTGTAGAAGTTGTAATGCCGAAGTTAGGTATGGCGATGAAAGAAGGTATTATTACGAGCTGGAATATTAAAGCAGGCGATAATGTAGCAAAAGGAGAACTGATTGCTAGTATTAATTCAGAAAAAATTGAAACGGAAATTGAAGCGCCAGTTGATGGTACGGTACTTGATATAGCTGTAAGTGAAGATGAAGGAGTGCCGCCTGGTACTGTAATTTGCTACATCGGTAAACCGAATGAAAAAGTAGAAATGCAGGAAAGCACACATGTTGTAGAAGAAAAAACATCTAATATAGAAGTACAAAATGTACAAAATCAAGAACCAAATGGGAAAGAAGTATCGAAGCAAAGAATTAAAATTTCACCTGTAGCGAAGAAAATTGCAAAGTCTGAAAATCTGGATTTCAAGGCATTAGTTGGTACAGGCCCCGGCGGAAGAATTACAAAGGTAGATGTATTAAAGGCGCTTGAAGAAAGAGTAGCAATCCCAGAAGTACTTGAACAAGAAGAAAGTAAAGTAATTCCTGTTACTGGTATGCGGAAAGCAATCGCAAACCGTATGCAAGCAAGCTTACAAAATAGTGCGCAATTAACCTTAACGATGAAAGTAGATGTTACAGATTTAGTTGCTTTACATAAAGAAATAGCGGAAGTTGTACAAAAACGATACGATAACAAATTAACCATTACGGATTTCGTCTCGCGTGCTGTTGTATTAGCACTTGGAGAGCATAAAGAAATGAACAGCGCTTATATAGATGATGCAATTCATCAATTTGAACATGTTCATTTAGGTATGGCAGTCGCATTAGAAAAAGGATTAGTCGTTCCAGCTATTCGCTTCGCAAATTATCTCTCATTAGTAGAGTTATCTAAAGAGATTAAGAATGTGGCACAAAAGGCACGAGCAGGCAATTTATATAGTGATGATATGCAAGGAACAACATTTACAATTAGTAATTTAGGAAGCTTCGGTATTGAATATTTTACACCAGTATTAAATGCACCAGAAACTGGTATTTTAGGTGTAGGTGCAATTGAACATGTTCCTGTATATAAAGGAAAAAAATTAAGAAAAGGAAGTATGTTACCTTTAAGTTTAACATTCGATCATCGTGTACTAGACGGTGCACCAGCAGCTGCATTTTTACGTGCAATTAAACGTTATTTAGAAGAACCTATAACAATTCTTTTATAA
- a CDS encoding class I SAM-dependent methyltransferase has translation MMTKFWNDRYKSDEYFYGEEPNTFIKEQAFRLANHNKVIAFAEGEGRNAVFLARQGNEVTAIDYSEDGLEKTKKLAEKHNVNVHTKKVDLLADSLPENEYDAAIMVFGHFHDDYKKMILGKMIQTIKPGGLIMFEVYSKKQINYSTGGPKDVDMLYDPIDILTWCEEHKVIHFFNGEQERVEGKGHTGLADVIQVVIRKLI, from the coding sequence ATGATGACTAAATTTTGGAATGATCGATATAAATCAGATGAATATTTTTACGGGGAAGAACCTAATACATTTATTAAAGAACAAGCATTTCGTTTAGCAAATCACAATAAAGTAATAGCTTTCGCGGAGGGAGAAGGTAGAAATGCTGTATTTCTAGCAAGACAAGGGAACGAAGTAACAGCTATTGATTATTCGGAAGATGGATTAGAGAAGACAAAAAAATTGGCAGAGAAGCATAATGTAAACGTGCATACAAAAAAAGTAGATTTATTAGCTGATAGTTTGCCAGAAAATGAATATGATGCAGCAATTATGGTATTTGGACATTTTCATGATGATTATAAAAAAATGATATTAGGTAAAATGATACAAACGATAAAGCCTGGTGGTTTAATTATGTTTGAGGTTTACTCAAAAAAACAAATAAACTATAGTACTGGTGGACCAAAAGATGTTGATATGCTGTATGATCCAATTGATATTCTTACTTGGTGTGAAGAACATAAGGTAATTCATTTCTTTAATGGAGAACAAGAGCGAGTTGAAGGGAAAGGGCACACTGGTTTAGCTGATGTTATTCAAGTTGTTATTAGAAAATTAATATAA
- a CDS encoding DeoR/GlpR family DNA-binding transcription regulator — protein sequence MFTEERREKILELLNTDGRVIAKDLAERFDMSIDSIRRDLSIMEKDGLLKRTHGGAIELTRVRNLAAEPAKRYSDSSIYEDTIARVAVSYIQEGDSIFIGGASTHNAMLKYLPEVSFTVITNSIEIAGYLREYKNIDTYLIGGKVKPSGNITDTLASELISRFSIDLYFSTGGGISLQGISIATPEVAYFSKRVSEIARRNICLAPHNKLGIDCFIRGDSLKEIDIIITDEQASKEIVQDFEKQGKQVVIAPLYSFERSLT from the coding sequence ATGTTTACTGAAGAGCGTCGAGAGAAAATTTTAGAACTACTTAATACAGATGGAAGAGTAATCGCAAAGGATCTTGCGGAAAGATTTGATATGTCTATTGATTCTATAAGAAGAGATTTGTCTATTATGGAAAAGGATGGTTTATTAAAAAGAACGCACGGAGGTGCAATTGAACTTACGCGAGTGAGAAATTTAGCTGCGGAACCAGCTAAACGTTATAGTGATAGCTCAATATATGAGGACACAATTGCAAGAGTTGCGGTATCTTATATACAAGAAGGTGATTCAATTTTTATTGGCGGGGCTTCCACTCATAATGCGATGCTGAAATATTTACCGGAAGTATCATTTACGGTTATTACGAATTCTATAGAAATAGCTGGTTATCTACGAGAATATAAGAATATTGATACGTATTTAATTGGCGGAAAAGTAAAACCTTCAGGGAATATTACTGATACACTTGCCTCTGAATTGATAAGTAGATTTTCTATTGATCTTTATTTCTCTACAGGTGGAGGCATTTCATTACAAGGTATTAGTATTGCAACACCTGAAGTTGCTTATTTTAGTAAAAGAGTAAGTGAAATTGCTAGAAGAAATATTTGTTTAGCTCCGCATAATAAACTTGGAATAGATTGTTTTATAAGAGGAGATTCTTTAAAAGAAATTGACATTATTATAACTGACGAACAGGCGAGTAAAGAAATTGTTCAGGACTTTGAGAAACAAGGTAAACAAGTTGTAATAGCGCCATTATATTCATTTGAAAGGAGTTTGACATGA
- the acoA gene encoding acetoin:2,6-dichlorophenolindophenol oxidoreductase subunit alpha, which produces MLKTTESKGNEITKEQARWMYKKMLEIRKFEDKVHELFAQGVLPGFVHLYAGEEAVAVGVCAHLTDSDSITSTHRGHGHCIAKGCDLNGMMAELFGKATGLCKGKGGSMHIADLDKGMLGANGIVGGGFPLACGSALTAKYKGTKDVSVCFFGDGANNEGTFHEGVNLAAIWKLPVIFIAENNGYGEATTFEYASSCDSIADRAKAYNIPGVQVDGKNLLAVYKAAEEAVERARKGGGPTIIECMTYRNYGHFEGEAQTYKTSEEKEEHLNEKDAIVNFRKHLIHEALLTESELVDMEKAVDEAVQKSIEFSENSPYPDDEELLKDVYVSYK; this is translated from the coding sequence ATGTTAAAAACAACTGAAAGTAAAGGGAATGAAATTACGAAAGAACAAGCTCGTTGGATGTATAAAAAAATGTTAGAGATTCGTAAGTTTGAAGATAAGGTACATGAATTGTTCGCGCAAGGCGTGCTGCCAGGTTTCGTCCATTTATACGCAGGTGAAGAAGCGGTAGCAGTTGGTGTATGTGCCCACTTAACGGATAGTGACAGTATTACAAGTACACATAGAGGTCATGGACATTGTATCGCAAAAGGTTGTGATTTAAATGGTATGATGGCTGAACTTTTCGGGAAAGCAACAGGATTATGTAAAGGTAAAGGCGGTTCCATGCATATTGCTGATTTAGATAAAGGAATGCTTGGTGCAAATGGCATTGTAGGCGGTGGTTTCCCGCTTGCTTGTGGCTCAGCATTAACAGCTAAATATAAAGGAACAAAAGATGTAAGTGTTTGTTTCTTTGGTGATGGAGCAAATAATGAAGGTACATTTCATGAAGGGGTTAATTTAGCGGCGATTTGGAAGTTACCAGTTATTTTTATCGCAGAAAATAACGGTTACGGTGAAGCAACGACATTTGAATATGCTTCAAGTTGTGATTCTATTGCGGATCGTGCAAAAGCTTATAACATTCCAGGTGTTCAAGTGGATGGAAAAAATCTTCTAGCTGTATATAAAGCTGCTGAAGAAGCAGTAGAACGTGCGCGTAAAGGCGGTGGTCCAACAATAATTGAATGTATGACATATCGTAATTACGGTCATTTCGAGGGTGAAGCACAAACGTATAAAACTTCAGAAGAAAAAGAAGAACATTTAAATGAAAAAGATGCAATTGTGAATTTCCGTAAGCATTTAATTCATGAAGCTTTATTAACTGAATCTGAGCTTGTAGATATGGAAAAGGCAGTAGATGAAGCGGTGCAAAAATCGATTGAATTTAGTGAAAATAGTCCATACCCAGACGATGAAGAATTATTAAAAGATGTATACGTTTCTTACAAATAA
- a CDS encoding GNAT family N-acetyltransferase: MIVKEQEYHINGLTYTIRSAAEKDAEQLSKIRVQIDGETENMDRDAGEGFIDDLGFQKIIKTDSEETKNLFLVVEVHNRIVGFSRCEGSNFKRLSHKVEFGVCILKEFWGYKMGKKLLQQSIKWADENAVNKISLQVLETNEKAIHLYKKLGFEVEGILKNDKRLSDGKYYNTVVMGRFTNTFHKRGEEVCFTEGSTM, from the coding sequence ATGATTGTAAAAGAGCAAGAGTATCATATAAATGGATTAACTTATACAATTCGTTCTGCAGCTGAAAAAGATGCTGAGCAGTTATCGAAAATTAGGGTTCAGATTGATGGAGAAACTGAAAATATGGATAGAGATGCTGGAGAGGGATTTATAGATGACCTAGGGTTTCAAAAAATAATAAAAACAGATAGTGAAGAAACGAAGAATCTCTTTTTAGTTGTAGAAGTGCACAATCGAATTGTTGGATTTTCAAGATGTGAAGGATCAAATTTTAAGAGATTATCTCATAAAGTGGAGTTTGGTGTTTGCATTTTAAAAGAGTTTTGGGGATATAAAATGGGTAAGAAACTATTACAACAATCTATTAAATGGGCTGACGAAAATGCAGTAAATAAAATATCTTTACAAGTATTAGAGACAAACGAAAAAGCTATTCATCTTTATAAAAAATTAGGTTTTGAAGTAGAAGGCATTTTGAAAAATGACAAAAGACTATCGGATGGAAAGTATTATAATACGGTAGTGATGGGAAGATTTACTAATACTTTTCATAAAAGAGGGGAAGAGGTATGTTTTACAGAAGGAAGTACTATGTAG
- a CDS encoding NIPSNAP family protein, with amino-acid sequence MFYRRKYYVVKNEFIEVFNDHFNNTNVPNQLKHGSRLIGRWMKDNNDGTTEIFAIWEYDSYEQYNEIESKIRSDERHIKRIHEWYENHGGKEYVLQEYIVEMKNEELVCTVK; translated from the coding sequence ATGTTTTACAGAAGGAAGTACTATGTAGTGAAAAATGAATTCATAGAAGTATTTAATGATCATTTCAATAATACGAACGTACCTAATCAATTAAAGCATGGTTCTAGGCTAATAGGACGCTGGATGAAAGATAATAATGATGGTACAACAGAAATATTTGCCATATGGGAATATGATAGTTATGAACAGTATAATGAAATAGAATCGAAAATTAGAAGTGACGAGAGGCATATTAAAAGAATACATGAATGGTATGAAAACCATGGCGGGAAAGAATATGTTTTACAGGAGTACATAGTAGAGATGAAAAATGAAGAGTTAGTATGTACTGTAAAGTAA
- the acoB gene encoding acetoin:2,6-dichlorophenolindophenol oxidoreductase subunit beta has product MTRTVSMSTAINEAMKISMRRDENVILIGEDVAGGAQVDHLQDDEAWGGVLGVTKGLVQEFGRNRILDTPISEAGYMGAAMAAAATGLRPIAELMFNDFIGSCLDQVLNQGAKFRYMFGGKAKVPVTVRTMHGAGFSAAAQHSQSLYALFTSIPGIKVVVPSTPYDAKGLLLAAIEDDDPVIFFEDKTLYNMKGEVPEGYYTIPLGKADIKREGSDVTIVAIGKQVHTALAAAKQLSKKGLEVEVIDPRSLSPLDEDTILSSVEKTNRLIVIDEANPRCSMATDIAAIVADKGFDLLDAPIKRITAPHTPVPFSPPLEKLYLPTPEKVIETVSEMIGDQSLLHV; this is encoded by the coding sequence ATGACTAGAACAGTAAGTATGTCAACTGCAATTAATGAAGCGATGAAAATCTCAATGCGTCGTGATGAAAATGTAATTTTAATAGGTGAAGATGTTGCAGGCGGTGCACAAGTTGATCATCTGCAAGATGATGAAGCTTGGGGTGGTGTTCTTGGTGTTACGAAAGGACTTGTACAAGAGTTTGGTCGAAATCGTATATTGGATACACCAATTTCTGAAGCGGGTTATATGGGAGCTGCGATGGCCGCTGCTGCAACTGGATTACGTCCGATAGCTGAGTTAATGTTTAATGATTTTATTGGTAGTTGTCTTGATCAAGTATTAAACCAAGGTGCGAAATTCCGTTATATGTTTGGAGGTAAAGCAAAAGTACCCGTTACAGTACGTACGATGCATGGCGCTGGTTTTAGTGCAGCAGCTCAGCATTCACAAAGTTTGTACGCATTATTTACGAGCATACCAGGTATTAAAGTTGTTGTTCCTTCCACACCGTATGATGCAAAAGGCTTATTATTAGCAGCAATTGAAGATGATGATCCAGTAATCTTCTTTGAGGATAAAACACTTTACAATATGAAAGGTGAAGTGCCAGAAGGATACTATACAATTCCATTAGGAAAAGCAGATATTAAACGGGAAGGTTCTGATGTAACAATTGTCGCAATCGGAAAGCAAGTTCATACAGCGCTTGCAGCTGCAAAGCAATTATCGAAAAAGGGGCTTGAAGTAGAAGTAATCGATCCACGATCTTTATCACCGCTTGATGAAGATACGATTTTATCATCTGTTGAAAAAACAAATCGTCTTATCGTCATTGACGAAGCGAATCCAAGATGTAGTATGGCAACAGATATTGCGGCAATTGTAGCGGATAAAGGTTTTGATTTGTTAGATGCACCTATTAAACGAATTACAGCACCACATACGCCGGTTCCGTTTTCACCACCACTTGAAAAATTGTATTTGCCAACGCCAGAAAAAGTAATTGAAACTGTATCAGAAATGATTGGAGACCAATCTTTATTACATGTGTAA
- a CDS encoding DinB family protein: MVHVKDVLADQLLANANDPSWYIPFSDAVKDLSEREAFWKPNEESNSIAEIVQHLLYWNSTWQTRYKESNVNAVPAIGDNNKSFMLSNNQTFDELREKLLEKLLQWQNLINEEKVESDVVELPVSAKWWEVLANVTTHNAYHIGQIIYIRKLQQSFDNE, encoded by the coding sequence ATGGTCCATGTGAAGGATGTATTAGCAGATCAATTGTTGGCGAATGCAAACGATCCTAGTTGGTATATCCCATTTTCAGATGCAGTGAAAGATTTATCTGAGAGGGAAGCTTTCTGGAAACCGAATGAAGAGAGTAACAGTATAGCTGAAATTGTACAACATTTATTGTATTGGAATTCTACGTGGCAAACTAGATATAAAGAATCGAATGTGAATGCTGTGCCCGCTATTGGTGATAATAACAAAAGTTTTATGCTTTCAAATAATCAAACTTTCGATGAATTACGGGAAAAACTACTAGAAAAACTGTTACAATGGCAAAATCTTATAAATGAAGAAAAGGTTGAAAGTGATGTAGTAGAACTTCCTGTTTCTGCAAAGTGGTGGGAAGTGTTAGCGAATGTAACAACTCATAATGCATATCATATTGGGCAAATTATTTACATCCGAAAATTACAGCAGAGCTTTGATAATGAATAA
- a CDS encoding oxidoreductase: MNKKIAIITGASSGFGLLTTLELAKKDYLVIATMRNLEKQVNLLSQATQLNLQQNIKIQQLDVTDQNSIHNFQLFLKEIQKVDLLVNNAGYANGGFVEEIPVEEYRKQFETNLFGAISITQLVLPYMRKQRSGKIINISSISGQVGFPGLSPYVSSKYALEGWSESLRLEVKPFGIDVTLIEPGSYNTNIWEVGKQLAENQSDTTSPYKEYMDKIQKHINSGSDTFGNPIDVANKIVEIAESKRTNLRYPIGKGVKFMIFAKKILPWRLWEYLVLRSFRKL; this comes from the coding sequence ATGAATAAAAAAATCGCAATAATTACAGGAGCCTCAAGTGGATTTGGACTATTAACTACACTCGAACTCGCAAAAAAAGATTATTTAGTTATCGCTACAATGCGGAACCTTGAAAAACAAGTGAACTTACTATCTCAAGCTACTCAACTCAACTTACAACAAAACATAAAAATTCAACAATTAGATGTAACCGATCAAAACTCTATACATAACTTCCAATTATTTTTAAAAGAAATACAAAAAGTAGACCTTCTTGTTAATAATGCAGGATATGCAAATGGCGGCTTTGTAGAAGAAATTCCAGTAGAGGAATACCGTAAACAATTTGAAACGAACCTATTTGGAGCTATATCAATTACCCAGCTTGTCTTACCGTATATGAGAAAACAAAGAAGTGGAAAAATCATTAATATAAGCAGCATTAGCGGCCAAGTTGGATTCCCTGGTTTATCTCCTTATGTATCTTCAAAATATGCATTAGAAGGCTGGAGTGAATCGCTTCGCTTAGAAGTAAAACCTTTCGGAATAGATGTGACTTTAATTGAACCAGGTTCTTATAACACAAACATATGGGAGGTTGGGAAACAACTAGCTGAAAATCAATCTGATACAACATCTCCTTACAAAGAGTATATGGATAAAATACAAAAACATATTAATAGCGGCAGTGATACATTTGGTAATCCGATAGATGTTGCTAATAAAATTGTAGAAATTGCTGAATCTAAGCGTACAAATTTACGATATCCAATCGGTAAAGGTGTGAAATTTATGATCTTTGCGAAGAAGATTCTTCCTTGGAGATTGTGGGAATATCTTGTTTTGAGGAGTTTTAGGAAGTTGTAA